One stretch of Alcaligenes aquatilis DNA includes these proteins:
- a CDS encoding superoxide dismutase, whose product MSYTLPALPYAYHALEPHIDTQTMEIHYSKHHQTYINNLNAALEAANLPYPPIDELIAGLDTLPESVRNVVRNNGGGHANHSLFWTVMTPDADTTIPKDLAQAIDRDLGGFEQFKDAFTKAAISRFGSGWAWLSVTPEKKLVVESTGNQDSPLMHGNTPILGLDVWEHAYYLKYQNRRPEYIAAFFNVINWPEVLRRYLEAVK is encoded by the coding sequence TTGTCTTACACCTTACCTGCCCTGCCTTATGCCTACCATGCTCTGGAACCCCATATCGACACCCAGACCATGGAAATTCACTACAGCAAGCATCATCAGACCTATATCAACAATCTGAATGCGGCATTGGAAGCAGCCAACTTACCGTACCCGCCTATTGATGAGCTGATTGCTGGGCTGGACACCCTGCCCGAATCCGTACGCAATGTGGTGCGCAACAACGGCGGCGGCCATGCCAACCACAGTTTGTTCTGGACGGTGATGACACCGGATGCCGATACCACTATTCCCAAGGACCTGGCCCAGGCCATAGACCGGGATCTCGGTGGATTCGAACAATTCAAGGATGCCTTTACCAAAGCAGCAATCTCACGCTTTGGCAGTGGCTGGGCCTGGCTCAGTGTCACCCCGGAAAAGAAACTGGTGGTAGAGAGCACCGGCAATCAGGACAGCCCACTGATGCACGGCAACACGCCCATTTTGGGTCTGGACGTGTGGGAGCATGCCTACTACCTGAAATACCAGAATCGCCGGCCTGAATACATTGCCGCCTTCTTCAATGTGATCAACTGGCCCGAAGTGCTGAGACGATATCTGGAAGCCGTTAAATAA
- a CDS encoding FAD-dependent monooxygenase — MEKTVKIAIVGAGLGGAAAATLLQQAGFEVEVFEQAPEFSRLGAGIHVGPNVMKIFRRMGLEKALDDMGSHPDFWFSRDGETGDYLSRIPLGEFAKKEYGASYITVHRGDMHALQIDSIKPGTVHFGKRLQNLVDRGDDVLLEFADGTSVTADIVIGADGIHSKIRETLLGVEDPIYSGWVAHRALIRGENLARFADEFEDCVKWWTDDRHMMVYYTTGKRDEYYFVTGVPHPAWDFQGAYVDSSQEEMLAAFEGYHSTVQNLIKSTESITKWPLRNRNPLPLWSRGRLVMLGDACHPMKPHMAQGACMAIEDAAMLTRCLQETGLSDFRTAFDLYELNRKERATRVQSVSNANTFLRTQEDPAWVYGYDLYGQDLKSS, encoded by the coding sequence ATGGAAAAAACAGTCAAGATTGCGATTGTAGGGGCCGGTCTTGGCGGAGCCGCTGCGGCGACTCTGTTGCAGCAAGCTGGCTTTGAGGTAGAAGTATTTGAACAGGCGCCAGAATTCTCGCGTTTGGGTGCCGGTATCCACGTGGGCCCCAACGTGATGAAGATTTTCCGCCGTATGGGTTTGGAAAAAGCGCTGGATGATATGGGCTCGCACCCGGACTTCTGGTTCAGCCGCGATGGCGAAACGGGCGACTACCTGTCCCGTATTCCGTTGGGCGAGTTTGCCAAGAAAGAATACGGTGCGTCGTACATTACCGTGCATCGTGGTGATATGCATGCTTTGCAAATTGACAGCATCAAGCCCGGCACCGTGCACTTTGGCAAGCGTTTGCAAAATCTGGTGGATCGGGGTGACGACGTGCTGCTGGAGTTTGCCGATGGCACCAGCGTGACAGCTGACATTGTGATTGGGGCTGATGGTATTCACTCCAAGATCCGCGAAACCCTGCTGGGTGTCGAAGATCCGATTTACAGCGGCTGGGTGGCCCACCGTGCCCTGATCCGTGGTGAGAATCTGGCCCGTTTTGCCGATGAGTTCGAGGACTGTGTGAAATGGTGGACCGATGACCGTCACATGATGGTGTACTACACCACTGGCAAGCGCGATGAGTACTATTTTGTGACTGGCGTGCCACATCCGGCCTGGGATTTTCAGGGGGCGTACGTAGACAGCTCGCAAGAAGAGATGCTGGCCGCATTTGAAGGCTATCATTCCACGGTTCAGAACCTGATCAAATCGACCGAAAGCATTACCAAGTGGCCATTGCGCAACCGCAATCCGCTGCCTTTGTGGAGCCGTGGTCGTCTGGTCATGTTGGGTGATGCATGTCATCCCATGAAGCCACATATGGCCCAAGGTGCTTGCATGGCGATTGAAGATGCCGCCATGTTGACTCGCTGCTTGCAAGAGACCGGTTTGTCGGATTTCCGCACAGCCTTCGATCTGTACGAGCTCAACCGCAAAGAGCGCGCGACGCGTGTTCAGTCCGTGTCCAACGCCAATACCTTCTTGCGCACGCAAGAAGATCCGGCCTGGGTTTACGGCTACGACCTGTACGGCCAGGACCTGAAGTCCAGCTAA
- a CDS encoding MFS transporter translates to MHSSIQSPTAVPAGRDGNGDLYKKIVWRLIPFLCFCYLAAYLDRINVGFAKLQMLDHLQWSETAYGLGAGLFFLGYILFEVPSNLILERVGAKLWIARIMITWGILSGLTMFVTTPTQFYILRFVLGAAEAGFLPGVLYYLTLWFPTYRRGKIIALFMIGLPLSSVIGGPLSGWIIGHFDHMNGWRGWQWLFLLEAIPSVLLGILTFWALPNNYQSAQWLSKEEKSRLAADLAADDAEGKGVKHSFKDGFFNLKVWMLGGIDFSILLGTYSISFWMPSFIRAAGVQDPFQIGLMTAIPSLAGVAGMLMIGASSDRCRERRWHLIVPLTIGAIALVASTFVAHHAWLTVLAFTVASAVIMGAVPVFFSLPATFLKGTAAATGFALACSLANIAGLVSNSLIGWVTDLTGSGSAALWLFAGSLMVSCLLAYALPAKQVNR, encoded by the coding sequence GTGCATTCATCCATCCAAAGTCCCACGGCGGTGCCTGCAGGCCGGGACGGAAACGGGGATCTCTACAAAAAGATCGTCTGGCGTCTGATCCCATTCCTGTGCTTTTGTTATTTGGCAGCGTATCTGGACCGCATCAACGTCGGTTTTGCCAAGCTGCAAATGCTCGATCATTTGCAATGGAGTGAGACAGCGTACGGCCTGGGGGCCGGGCTGTTCTTTCTGGGTTACATCCTGTTCGAGGTGCCCAGCAATTTGATTTTGGAACGTGTCGGTGCCAAGCTGTGGATTGCCCGCATCATGATTACTTGGGGCATCTTGTCTGGCCTGACCATGTTTGTCACCACACCTACGCAGTTCTACATTCTGCGTTTTGTGCTGGGTGCGGCAGAAGCGGGTTTCTTGCCAGGTGTGCTGTACTACCTGACCCTGTGGTTCCCTACCTACCGACGCGGCAAGATCATTGCCTTGTTCATGATCGGTTTGCCCCTGTCCAGCGTGATTGGTGGTCCTTTGTCCGGTTGGATTATCGGTCACTTTGATCACATGAACGGCTGGCGTGGTTGGCAGTGGTTGTTTCTTTTGGAAGCGATTCCCAGCGTGCTGCTTGGTATTCTGACTTTCTGGGCCTTGCCGAACAACTATCAGTCTGCGCAGTGGCTTAGCAAGGAAGAGAAGTCTCGGCTGGCTGCTGATCTGGCTGCCGACGATGCCGAAGGCAAGGGCGTCAAGCACAGCTTTAAAGATGGTTTCTTCAACCTGAAAGTGTGGATGCTGGGCGGGATTGACTTCTCCATTCTGCTAGGCACGTACTCCATCAGTTTCTGGATGCCGTCCTTTATTCGTGCTGCCGGTGTGCAAGACCCCTTCCAGATTGGTTTGATGACGGCGATTCCCTCGCTGGCCGGTGTAGCAGGCATGTTGATGATTGGTGCCAGCTCGGACCGTTGCCGTGAACGTCGCTGGCACTTGATCGTGCCGCTGACCATCGGTGCGATTGCCTTGGTTGCCAGTACTTTTGTGGCTCATCACGCCTGGTTGACTGTTCTGGCCTTTACGGTGGCCTCGGCTGTGATTATGGGTGCTGTGCCTGTGTTTTTCAGCTTGCCGGCTACCTTCTTGAAAGGTACTGCAGCAGCAACGGGTTTTGCGCTGGCATGTTCCTTGGCCAATATTGCCGGTCTGGTCAGTAACTCCTTGATTGGTTGGGTTACCGACCTGACCGGTTCGGGCAGCGCCGCTTTGTGGCTGTTTGCCGGTAGTTTGATGGTGAGCTGCTTGTTGGCATACGCCTTGCCTGCCAAGCAGGTGAACCGCTAA
- a CDS encoding NnrS family protein, whose translation MTPLTASPVSTRPQWRAFLELGFRPLYLLATLWGAASIALWLYAPGWLANAAIPSLYWHAHEMLWAFIGTIAVGFLLTASATWTGQPTLRGSSLGALCLIWILARLSLLLPNGLIAALLLDALFFAVAAAELARVILIARNKRNYGIPLAMLALGLSHALFMYSLLQGQDPMPYFYSGFWTMGLITLLIARRIIPFFAMRALPGLSLPAQTRSGHWQMGLSAIAIALSLSPWRLALAMVLAALGLIACFQWVRWKPWASRHTPLLWILYLGYAGLAIGLLSAAAYEAGWILRAAWPVHIVGLAGFSIMIIGMLTRTALGHLGRPLRATPKVVLGYGFLIAACVLRLLALIPSSWSLPLLHVSGLCWILAMLNYLHQFAPMLIRPRLN comes from the coding sequence ATGACTCCTTTAACTGCCTCCCCCGTCTCTACTCGCCCACAATGGCGCGCATTCCTGGAACTGGGGTTTCGACCCCTCTATCTTTTAGCCACGCTTTGGGGCGCGGCCAGCATTGCGCTCTGGCTCTATGCGCCCGGCTGGCTGGCCAATGCAGCCATCCCCTCCCTGTACTGGCATGCTCATGAAATGCTCTGGGCCTTTATCGGCACCATTGCCGTGGGATTTTTGTTGACAGCCAGTGCCACCTGGACAGGACAGCCCACCCTGCGCGGCTCCTCTTTGGGGGCCTTGTGTTTGATCTGGATTCTGGCACGTTTGAGCCTGTTGCTTCCCAACGGCTTGATCGCCGCCTTGCTGCTGGATGCCTTGTTCTTTGCTGTTGCCGCCGCTGAACTGGCCCGTGTGATTCTGATCGCTCGCAACAAACGCAATTACGGCATCCCCCTTGCCATGCTGGCCTTGGGCCTGAGCCATGCCCTGTTCATGTACAGCCTGCTGCAAGGGCAAGATCCCATGCCCTACTTCTACAGCGGTTTCTGGACCATGGGTTTGATCACCTTGCTGATTGCTCGCCGCATCATTCCCTTCTTTGCCATGCGTGCCTTGCCGGGTTTGAGCCTACCTGCTCAAACTCGTAGCGGTCATTGGCAAATGGGGTTGAGCGCCATCGCCATTGCTTTGTCACTGAGCCCCTGGCGCTTGGCTTTGGCTATGGTTCTGGCTGCGTTGGGCTTGATTGCCTGCTTTCAGTGGGTACGCTGGAAACCGTGGGCCAGCCGTCACACCCCCCTGTTGTGGATTTTGTACCTGGGCTATGCCGGTCTGGCTATCGGCTTGTTAAGTGCTGCTGCCTATGAAGCAGGCTGGATTCTACGCGCTGCCTGGCCGGTACATATTGTGGGCTTGGCCGGTTTCAGCATCATGATTATCGGCATGCTGACCCGTACCGCTCTAGGTCATTTGGGTCGCCCCTTGCGTGCCACGCCCAAAGTCGTGCTGGGTTACGGTTTTCTGATTGCTGCCTGCGTCTTGCGTTTGTTGGCCCTGATCCCCAGCAGTTGGAGCCTGCCTTTGTTGCATGTCTCTGGTCTGTGCTGGATTTTGGCCATGCTCAATTACCTGCATCAGTTTGCTCCCATGTTGATTCGCCCCAGACTGAACTGA
- a CDS encoding PIG-L family deacetylase yields the protein MFLACLAGPFLKRILLGGLCALLWPLSTQAADACHGSRDLVVVGHMDDDLLFMNPDLSSSIQAGACMQVLYLTASERKGGLEYMYRREQGVRAAYAFMAGLVNEWQQTRLMVGSASITQFTLRSRPGIQLSHLRLQDPWLGPGWGSLTPLSRAESVPGQTVQTLDSPQQTLNREQLVQTLAALIRLYQPTSVRYLDDTNPVPYTQLCWRCTGHGHPDHIASARLVREAMLAAPGNYAQIGYVDYPIQEQARNLTLNEIHSKTEIFRRYAWHDQHACKGPAVCQEPAGPAAEWVQRSYYTSRADYPASLLSDKEGKLSFFASGEQNDAINQWDVQEQRWMTLGGRTAEALSAFHYADGSPGLFARDATGQVWFSRSPDENDWLAWQKIPGPRMLHTPIVSRRDSQAVAMGTDGLFYWSAARQPDYGWGAWTALPALEHAAYPATLSLDRQGRPHIFASNLQGQLFQTYQQSDLTWQDWQAIPAPASSGGLASILNAQGHIELYLRDRQSQQLQRLIQGSQQSWTRPQNLGLQYVGTPALSLDEKEQVIVAVQKNPGGAIVLLDQGQEREVDKQSASQPALYRLNGTLYLASRPVGPEQRYRLLERRHGQWVQVALTQPPPPGGGQSFREAPAFIKQPYVQP from the coding sequence ATGTTTCTTGCCTGTCTGGCTGGCCCCTTCTTGAAACGCATTCTGCTTGGCGGACTGTGTGCTTTGCTCTGGCCGCTCTCTACCCAAGCCGCGGATGCCTGTCATGGCAGTCGGGACCTGGTCGTTGTTGGCCATATGGATGACGACCTGCTATTCATGAACCCAGACCTGTCCAGCAGTATCCAGGCCGGTGCCTGCATGCAGGTTCTGTACCTGACCGCCAGTGAACGCAAAGGTGGGCTGGAGTATATGTACCGCCGCGAACAAGGTGTACGCGCCGCCTATGCCTTTATGGCCGGGCTGGTCAACGAATGGCAGCAAACCCGCTTGATGGTCGGCAGTGCCTCGATCACGCAATTTACCTTGCGGTCCAGACCGGGTATTCAGCTAAGCCATTTACGTCTGCAAGATCCCTGGCTGGGCCCAGGCTGGGGGAGTCTGACCCCGTTGAGCCGCGCAGAGTCGGTACCTGGCCAAACCGTACAAACACTGGATAGCCCGCAACAGACACTGAACCGCGAGCAGTTGGTCCAAACACTGGCCGCCTTGATACGGCTGTATCAGCCCACCAGTGTTCGCTATCTGGATGACACCAACCCCGTGCCTTACACCCAGCTGTGCTGGCGTTGTACCGGACACGGACACCCGGACCATATCGCCAGCGCCCGTCTGGTTCGGGAGGCCATGCTGGCGGCCCCCGGCAATTACGCACAAATTGGCTATGTGGACTATCCCATTCAAGAGCAGGCTCGCAATCTGACCTTGAATGAAATCCACAGTAAAACCGAGATTTTCCGACGCTACGCCTGGCACGACCAACACGCCTGCAAAGGCCCCGCTGTGTGTCAGGAACCCGCCGGCCCCGCCGCCGAATGGGTACAGCGCAGTTACTACACCAGCCGTGCCGACTATCCGGCCAGCCTGTTAAGTGACAAGGAAGGCAAGCTCAGCTTTTTCGCCTCGGGCGAACAAAACGACGCCATCAACCAATGGGATGTGCAAGAACAACGCTGGATGACCTTGGGCGGACGCACAGCCGAAGCCTTAAGCGCCTTTCACTACGCAGACGGGAGCCCCGGTCTGTTTGCGCGTGATGCTACCGGACAGGTCTGGTTCAGCCGCTCCCCCGATGAGAACGATTGGCTGGCCTGGCAAAAAATACCCGGCCCTCGCATGTTGCATACCCCTATCGTCAGCCGCCGTGACAGTCAGGCGGTCGCCATGGGAACCGATGGCCTTTTTTATTGGAGCGCCGCGCGCCAGCCCGACTACGGTTGGGGGGCCTGGACAGCACTGCCTGCGCTGGAACATGCCGCCTACCCCGCCACTCTCAGCCTGGATAGACAAGGGCGCCCCCATATATTTGCCAGCAATTTGCAGGGCCAGTTATTCCAGACCTATCAGCAAAGCGACTTGACATGGCAGGACTGGCAAGCGATTCCTGCTCCTGCCAGTAGTGGCGGCTTGGCTTCTATCCTGAATGCACAAGGGCATATTGAGTTGTATCTGCGCGACCGTCAAAGCCAGCAGTTGCAGCGTCTGATACAAGGCAGCCAGCAAAGCTGGACGCGCCCCCAAAACCTGGGCTTGCAATATGTAGGAACGCCTGCGCTTAGCCTGGACGAGAAAGAACAAGTCATTGTCGCGGTTCAGAAAAACCCCGGCGGCGCGATTGTGCTGCTTGATCAAGGGCAGGAACGGGAAGTGGACAAACAGTCTGCCTCTCAGCCTGCGCTATACAGACTGAACGGCACCTTGTATCTGGCCAGCCGCCCGGTCGGTCCCGAGCAGCGCTATCGACTGCTGGAGCGCCGGCACGGCCAATGGGTGCAAGTTGCCCTGACCCAGCCCCCACCACCGGGGGGAGGACAGTCCTTTCGTGAAGCCCCCGCCTTTATCAAGCAGCCTTATGTGCAGCCTTGA
- a CDS encoding MarR family winged helix-turn-helix transcriptional regulator produces MQPTSPVSEPQTLSYDVTEQIGHLLRKAGQRHTAIFQHYVGDTQLTAIQFVTLCALRDHGPSSQTELVEATAVDQATIRGIIQRLKSRNLIELAPDKDDRRKVIVELTQQGQELLDRVIPRAHTISELTMGNLNPAERVAIVYLLRKMIDSTLDMSDKE; encoded by the coding sequence ATGCAGCCTACCTCCCCCGTTTCTGAGCCTCAAACCTTGTCCTACGATGTCACCGAACAAATCGGCCACCTGCTGCGCAAGGCTGGCCAACGGCACACGGCCATCTTTCAGCATTACGTGGGCGACACCCAGCTAACCGCTATTCAGTTCGTGACTTTATGCGCCCTGCGCGATCACGGCCCCAGCTCGCAAACCGAGCTGGTCGAAGCCACGGCGGTAGACCAGGCCACCATACGGGGCATTATTCAGCGCCTGAAGTCGCGCAATCTGATCGAACTGGCACCGGACAAAGATGACAGACGCAAGGTGATTGTGGAGCTGACCCAACAAGGGCAGGAACTGCTCGATCGCGTCATCCCGCGCGCCCATACCATCAGCGAACTGACCATGGGCAATCTGAACCCTGCAGAACGCGTGGCCATCGTCTATCTGCTGCGCAAAATGATCGATAGCACGCTGGATATGAGCGACAAGGAATAA